The following are from one region of the Salvelinus fontinalis isolate EN_2023a chromosome 5, ASM2944872v1, whole genome shotgun sequence genome:
- the LOC129855342 gene encoding myocilin-like, whose amino-acid sequence MWLLLSVCVFCLLQYGEGQDRATLWRGNDRSGHCQYTFTVPSPSESSCPPTASGGPEMEGLKTRLSLLEVLVARLTGGETRGPGLGAGTQAGLQEALTQAMGERSLLQGEKEHLERDVEGLQRRVEEMRRETESLKSRPCYPQAPLVPPSVPLQDSGLRLAGDAGVLSHLVSSAGRQGDTGSLRDPAWRYDGNAGFQELKAEVTEVPAPSTEDSTGCGELMSIGEPVSHRKADSIAGKYGVWMQDPEAVAPYGGKMVWRIDTVGSEVRQLFGYEDMDQLSKGYPSKVLLLPEPVESTGATLYRGSLYYQRRRSRTLLRYDLASESIAARRDLPHAGFHGQFPYSWGGYTDVDLGVDEQGLWAVYSTNKAKGAIVVSQLNPHNLAVKRSWETSIRKNSVANAFVICGRLYTVASYTAPNTTINFMFDTATGQGKQVALPFRNKYLYNSMVDYNPAQRKLHAWDNFHIVSYDVRLGHQ is encoded by the exons ATGTGGCTGCTGCTTAGTGTTTGTGTGTTCTGTCTGCTGCAATATGGTGAGGGGCAGGACCGGGCCACTCTCTGGAGAGGGAACGACCGTAGCGGGCACTGCCAGTACACCTTCACCGTGCCCAGCCCCAGCGAGAGCAGCTGCCCCCCTACAGCCTCCGGAGGACCAGAGATGGAGGGGCTCAAGACTAGACTCAGCCTGCTGGAGGTATTGGTGGCCAGGCTGACTGGAGGGGAGACAAGGGGTCCTGGGCTTGGGGCGGGAACCCAGGCTGGTCTGCAAGAGGCTCTGACCCAGGCCATGGGAGAGAGGAGTCTGttgcagggagagaaggagcatctggagagagatgtggaggggctgcagaggagggtggaggagatgaggagagagacggagagcctGAAGAGCAGACCCTGCTACCCGCAAGCCCCTCTGGTGCCTCCCAGCGTCCCACTACAGGACAGTGGTCTGCGACTTGCCGGAG ATGCTGGTGTTCTCTCTCACCTGGTATCCAGTGCTGGAAGACAAGGGGACACTGGCAGTTTGAGAG accCAGCATGGCGGTATGATGGCAATGCAGGGTTCCAGGAGTTGAAGGCTGAGGTGACTGAGGTTCCTGCTCCTAGTACTGAGGACAgcacag gctGTGGAGAGTTGATGTCAATAGGAGAGCCAGTGTCCCATCGTAAGGCTGATAGTATAGCTGGTAAATATGGGGTGTGGATGCAGGATCCGGAGGCTGTGGCGCCCTACGGAGGGAAGATGGTGTGGCGCATCGATACagtggggtcagaggtcagacagctGTTTGGTTACGAGGACATGGACCAGCTCTCTAAAGGCTACCCCTCAAAG gtgTTGCTGTTGCCGGAGCCAGTGGAGAGTACAGGAGCGACTCTGTACCGCGGCTCTCTGTACTACCAGCGCCGCCGCAGCCGCACCCTGCTGAGGTACGACCTGGCATCTGAGAGCATCGCCGCCCGCCGAGACCTGCCCCACGCCGGCTTCCACGGCCAGTTCCCCTACTCCTGGGGCGGCTACACCGATGTGGATCTTGGGGTGGACGAGCAGGGCCTGTGGGCCGTCTACAGCACCAACAAGGCTAAAGGAGCCATCGTTGTTTCCCAGCTGAACCCACACAACCTTGCGGTGAAGAGGAGCTGGGAGACCAGCATCAGGAAGAACAGCGTGGCTAACGCTTTCGTCATCTGTGGCCGTCTCTACACGGTTGCCAGCTACACTGCTCCTAACACCACCATCAACTTTATGTTCGACACAGCTACTGGCCAGGGGAAGCAGGTGGCGCTACCCTTCAGGAATAAGTACCTCTACAACAGCATGGTGGATTATAACCCTGCCCAAAGGAAGCTACACGCCTGGGACAACTTCCACATTGTCTCCTACGACGTCAGGCTGGGTCACCAGTAG
- the itpa gene encoding inosine triphosphate pyrophosphatase, with the protein MAIPAGRSVVFVTGNAKKLEEVIQILGDKFPYKLVSKKIDLPEYQGEPDEISIQKCKEAANQVDGPVIVEDTCLCFRALGGLPGPYIKWFLDKLRPEGLYKMLAGFEDKSAWALCTFAFCPGKEEPVQLFRGITEGNIVEPRGPRDFGWDPCFQPDGFDKTYAELPKEVKNTISHRYRALTAMSEHFSSQANDNGMPDTKKKKQND; encoded by the exons ATGGCTATTCCAGCGGGGAGATCCGTTGTCTTCGTGACTGGAAACGCAAAGAAACTAGAAGAG GTGATTCAGATCTTGGGGGATAAGTTTCCCTACAAACTGGTGTCCAAGAAGATTGACT TGCCTGAATACCAGGGGGAACCAGACGAGATCTCTATACAGAAGTGTAAGGAAGCAGCAAATCAG GTTGATGGACCAGTCATAGTGGAGGACACCTGTCTCTGTTTCAGAGCGTTGGGAGGTCTACCAGGACCCTACAT aaaatGGTTCCTGGATAAACTTAGGCCTGAAG GTCTGTATAAGATGTTGGCTGGGTTTGAAGATAAGTCAGCCTGGGCTCTGTGTACCTTTGCCTTCTGTCCAGGGAAAGAGGAGCCAGTACAACTCTTCAGAGGGATAACTGAG GGGAACATTGTAGAGCCTAGAGGCCCCAGAGACTTTGGATGGGACCCCTGTTTCCAGCCAGACGGATTTGACAAAAC TTATGCTGAGCTACCTAAGGAGGTGAAGAACACAATATCCCATCGGTACCGAGCCCTGACAGCCATGTCCGAACACTTCTCCTCTCAGGCCAACGACAATGGCATGCCAGACACCAAGAAGAAGAAACAGAACGACTAA